ACATGAGGGAAAAGCTTTGACTCTAAACTTCACCTTGAGAGCAACATCCTTTCAACTCCACACCAACCAAATTCAAAATGCGTGTAGTACTGTGTGTGGTGTTAATACTACAATATCTTCAGTACTTCTTTGTGTTACCCATCAATGACAGACTACACATAAAAGTTCAATCCAAGTCATCAGAAATCACAGACATGATGCAGCAATAGAGTATTGAACTGACCAGCAGAGCTTTGGACTAGCATACATGGCTTtgaaaaccatttttaaaatgactaaaagaacagaaacagaaaaaatatgaactCACCACTCTAGGCTTGGTCCTCTGCGGGATAGGCGTTGATGGAATATCCTCTGTACCCTTCTTTTGAGGCCCAGCTTCTGTAATTCCACTGGTGCCAGTCTCGCTGGGTCCCTCCAACACTGAACCCTCAGTTCCATCCCTGGTACCTGGCAGAGGCCCTGGGccctcagtgtctctctcaagGGCGCTCCGTTCCAGAATATATTTCTGAGTCACATCCTCTAGAGATGGGGCCTCGTCTGCTGGAGTCTTACATGGAGGATCTGCTGAGGGTTGGATCGCGAGGCAGTCTCCTTCCTTCAGTGGCTGTAGTTGTggaggtggggagatgggtaTAAAGGTGGCAGGTTCGCTGGCATGGCGGACATGCTTGGATCTGGGTTTGGGTTTGGATGGGGattggagaggaggaagaggaggtgtgAGGTCAGTTGACACCCTGTGATCCCCTTGCTTGTCTGAACCTGGTTCTGGGGGTTCAAATGGGTCCTCAAGAGGGGAAAACTGAGCCAACCTATTTGGACGCTTTCTGGAGGGTCGACGAACCATTCTGGGGGACAGAACCTCAGCGAGCTTAAGGTCAAAGTTAAACTTGTTCACCTCTTCGTCTTTCTGTTCTCCACCTTGGTctattacatcatcatcatcatgattaTCAGAGTTAGGGGTGCATTCTGATTTGGAGCGAGGCTTCTTGACTTTAGTATTGCTGTTTCCATAGTGATAGTGATCTGGCTGTGTCGGCAATGCATGTTTCGGCTGACTTTCCACCTTCCAAAGTTCCTCTCTCTGCTCGCTCAGGATTGGTTCACTGCTGGAAGGTGGGATCTGGCCAAGCTGATCCAGCTCACTGATTGGCTCAGCGCTGCCGGACTGACCTTTAAACTGAGGGTCATTCTGGGAAAGTAAAGGGGCATCACTACGGCGACTggggtcactgaatgatttCTTCTTGGGAGCTTTGCCGTTGCCATGGTCATCAGTCATCAGTCTGTCCATTGCACCTGGCTCAGCTACAATGCTCCTGATCACCCCACTGTAGTCACTAACAGCATCATCACGGAGTCCACCATCACTGTATACTGACAAGTCACTGGCCACACTACCTTTGTATTCTGACAAGGTGGCCACAGCAGAGGACTCTGgggcacctcctcctcctcctttgacAGATAGAGATCCTAACAAGTTGCTGTCCACAGAGGAAAAATTGTTGTTCCCTTCCTCTGCTACAGAACACCGCCGCTGAGGCATGGGGTCACTGAGAGAGCGGTAGACTGTAGACTCCCCATTTCCAACAGCTGCCATTGTTGACTCTGCATTACTGCCATTACTGGAATCAGAGCCTGTGTTGTTATTACCAGAGGGAGAGAACTTGCGCCTTCGACGGATAGCACTGGGGGTCGCAGGGGCTTCAGCTCCTCCTGCAGTGCCAGTTGACCCCTGAGACACAGCATTGTTGGTGTTGATCTCCTCATTGGTAGTGTTGACATTGTTCATACCAGCGGTGGTACTCAAGTCCATGATAATGCTGTCACTCTCAGCCATACAGGCAGCGTGAGGCAAGGAGGGAGGTACGCTGGCTTCATTCAGACGATTTGTACAACTCATGCTGTTCTCtgtcatctcctctctttcctgCTTAAACCCTTCCACCTCATGGAGAGCCGATTGCTTCCATACGGTGACAGGCTGCCCTAGCACATCCCTAGCAATTCGTGACCCCAAATTAACCCCTGCTGACCCCAAAAAGGACCTTTCGGAGGGGTCACTGGGGCCAGTCTCTGGCTCTGTCACAATCCCTTCATCTGTTAAGCTAGACTCATGGCCTGAAAGTTCATCCACAGAGCGGTCGTAGAACATGCTTTCCTCCGAGTCACCCTTCAGTAAggctctctcagtctctctgctctgcctcttTGCGTTCTCCCTGTACTCTGTGCCCCTGCTGTTTAGCTTCTCCAGCTGCATACTTTGTCCATCCCTCTcgctcctctccctctctctgttctctctctccttctcatgTTTATCCCTATCCTTTGTGTTCTTAAACTCAGCCTCTTGATCTGTCTTTACCTCATCCTTAACTCTCACTCCtgctttctccctctcctcatttgttttcttgaCCTGGAAACATTCATTCTCCAAGTCATCCACAGTTCTCCTtatatcaacatcatcatcatcatcttctctaGTGCTCATCTGGCAGATATCTCGAATAACCTGCCTGGCTTCCTGCACATACCTCTCCTGCAGTGGAGTTGGCAtcacctcatcatcatcatagcCATAACCCCTCACCCTTTGTCCTCTTCTGACCCTAGAGTCACCTCCATCACTTTCTACTTCCCTGTCTGACACAGacaccctccctccatccctctctccatccaAGTCAAGCTGTTGCTCAGAGGAACTTCTCTTGGTGGGGCCAGCTGTTAAGTAACACCTCACAGCTGTTGTGGGTTTGTCTGAATAAGTGAAGGATTTTGCACGCCGCAGTGTGGCAGTCAAGTCTTTCAGTGACGGACGTCGACCAGAAGGCAGGAGGGTCCCACCATGACTCCGTGAGCCCATCCTGTACACTGATGACCCCTCCACAGCCCCGGATCTGTCCCCCTCATTTGTTTTCCGCACCCTGAGCTCTGACAGGTCAGATTTTAGGAAGCTCAAGAGTGTCATTGTTTCTGATGTGATATCAGGGTTGGACATGGATATCCGATTCTTATCTTTATCATCTACCCTCTGCCCACCTGTTGTCCTCCTTAATGCCATGGTGTCACCACCCCTAACACCTGCAGATACTCCTCCTTCTCTGGGAAGTACACTGGAGGAGGAAGTAACTGCGGGAACAATCCTGGGGCGCACCCGCACAGGGTTACGGGAGAAGTTGTCTCCATGACCAAAGCTAGGGGAGCGGTACATGGTAAAATTACCATGGTATGTTTTACTCAGCATGGACGAGGATGCATTTCTGCTGGTGCTGCCTCCCGCTCCGCTAGtgttgaaaaacacatttgctgaACGGTTGCCACAGCCAGTCTGGTCCTCCTCCTTCAGTGTCTCAGTGCTGGAGTATCGGCTGCTACAACGGGAACCACCAGGACTGGAAACAAAAGGGGGGATGTTAACTTTTGACACACGTGATACACCAGGAAGTGTCGTGGACGCCACAGGTGAGGAGATGCGCTCCCATTGCTGCACCCTGGCTCTATGACTGCTGGGTTCTCTTGCTGAATGGCTCCGAGATGCTGTACCTACAAATTCTCCTCCCGTGTTCTGCTGGTGGTGCCTGTCTAAGTGCTCCATGGTCAAGGCCgtatcactgtcactgtcttcTGATTCGCCATCATGATCATCGTAATCATCACGGCCTGTTGCTAGAGCAACACCActgaccttcttcttctttcttagCGAGCGGCGGCGCACTGCCTCTCGACTGGGGGGCCCTAAATAACCAGGACTGTCCTCCTCACTGCCTGAAGACCTGCCAATGCCCTTAGCACCCCACCAGCCATTTTTACTGCGTGATAAATAACTGCCTCCTCGCTCTGTGAcacccctctctcctcctctgtagGAGATGGAAGAAGCAGGGCCAGAGGGAACACTCCaaccccctcctccacctcctcttcttctcctgatgtgctcctcctcttcgtctccAGAGCTAAACCTCCATCGGGAACTGACGGAAGAGGCAACTCTTGCTGGGGCTCTTAGCTCAGTGGAGGGAGCTacagtagaggaggaggaggtaatGGCTTTATCTGGAGCTGGAGCagagaagggggaggaggaggtgggggccTGCACTCTAGAGGAGCTATGTGAGGAATGTAAACTATCCCTGGGCAGCCCGACCCCCTGTCTAtcccttctctccctcactgTCGGCTGctgaagagaggaggagcaggaggaggtgtCTAGGCTCAACGAACTGCTCAAAGAAGAAGTAGCAGGGGGCTGAAGGTCAGGGTTGGGGTCAGATGTCAACCCTGTCGTCCTGGGGGTCTTACAGGCAGCCTCTGCCTCAGTGCTGGGACAGTGAGATCTGTATGGAGATGAGTTAATCCTATGGTAGTGACTACCCCGAGTACAACTTTGAATGCTACTGCTGCTTTGAAAAGTATTTCTGCCAGAAACTTTGTTGTTACTCAAACTGAGTGACTCTGTGTCTGCCTCCTCATCATTTGAGTACTGCTGGTGGTCAGCTTTGGAATTAAAGTCCATACCATAATAAAATGTCTCTTTAGCAGTACCACTTTCTCTGCTTTGTGCTCCAACTATGCATCTCTCCTGCAAAGGAAGGTTACTGGCTTCAGTAACAGAGCTGCAAGGTGCAAGCTTGTCACTTCTATCCGACAGAGGGGCACTCTCACAGGGGCTGAGCTGGTCTGGATGACCTCTGCCGACCTGTTTTAAATTCTCATAAGTGTCAGTCTTGTGCTGCTGTGTAGCTTTGCTTTGTCTCTCATCAAAAATTTGTCTAATTTTGGTAACGCTGGGCCACTTGTCAGAGTGCGGGGGAATAAAGTCACTGTGGTGTGGGGAGATATAACTTCTGTGAGATTTACAGGGCGGAGGAACCCCTCTACTAGTaacatcctcttcctcatctgtAGTCAAAGTCTTTTTGGGATCAGAGGTACATGCATTGATCTGCGAGTAATCTCTCTTACCAGAATTGCTGCTGTCGGCTAACTGTGCAAAAATCCGCCTTTCACTTCTCTTCTCCGAGTCCGACCCTGACACAGAGTCAGTGCCAGAGTGAAACTTTTGCACTTTGTCCGTGAGAGACTctgcagtagtagtattacTATCCTGGAAATATCCACCACCGCTGTCCTCATGAAATGATTTACGAGAAGGCGACCCTTCTCTCCTGGAGCTTCTGGCCCGGGGAAGAGTGCTGCTCCCCCGCGTCACTGGTGCACCGTCTCCCGGCGAGGCTCTATGCGTCCTGTCGGAGCCAccgctgctgttgttgttgttactgctgctgctgctgctgctaaactTCTCAGTGAGCTGGCGGATGGATGGAGAaatagaggagagaggagtggaGGAGCCTCTCTTTGAATCTGCGGTTGGGAGGccggcggtggtggtggtggtggtggtggtggtggcagaGATTTTGGAAACTTTTCTTGACACACTGACATTACGCGTCGCCAAGGGCTGTTCTGCTTTGCTGGGCTCCGGGGGAAGGGCGACGCCAGCTGCCTCCAAATCCTCTGATTTGTGTTGTTGGTCTTCACTCCTGTTGCTCCAAGACCCCAACTTTCTGAAAGAGACGCTGCGATTCgcattcttcttctctctttctgccatgtctttctttgttagatttcatgcacacacatttttaaccTCACGGGTATCACAGATCCAAGCACCTTTTTGAATTGTGGTCCATTTCCCCCCCTTCGCAGCCTAAAGGCATGAAAACCCAAAAATCactcttttttaaatttgttggCAAAGCCTCAAACAGTAAAGATTAGGCATTAAAGTGTTATAGTAAGTAGGTGAGTGCTCCTCTGTTATCAAAACTTACATGCTGTCGATCCACGAAACGCATCCGCGCAAAGAAAGCGCcacaagtttttctttttggccAAAACGTTCCCAACCTGTTCACAAACACAACTTTTCCATTGTTGTCCCCTCCTGTTGCCAAACTTCTGCCCATCGCCAGGTCAGCACGCCTGCACGGGCCCGACGCATCAGTCACCGTTAATTCCCAAACTGTTTGTGGATTCCTTATTTTGGCACGATTTGGTTTTCCGTGacttatgttgttttttttgc
This is a stretch of genomic DNA from Thunnus albacares chromosome 6, fThuAlb1.1, whole genome shotgun sequence. It encodes these proteins:
- the LOC122984674 gene encoding rho guanine nucleotide exchange factor 17-like, with product MAEREKKNANRSVSFRKLGSWSNRSEDQQHKSEDLEAAGVALPPEPSKAEQPLATRNVSVSRKVSKISATTTTTTTTTAGLPTADSKRGSSTPLSSISPSIRQLTEKFSSSSSSSNNNNSSGGSDRTHRASPGDGAPVTRGSSTLPRARSSRREGSPSRKSFHEDSGGGYFQDSNTTTAESLTDKVQKFHSGTDSVSGSDSEKRSERRIFAQLADSSNSGKRDYSQINACTSDPKKTLTTDEEEDVTSRGVPPPCKSHRSYISPHHSDFIPPHSDKWPSVTKIRQIFDERQSKATQQHKTDTYENLKQVGRGHPDQLSPCESAPLSDRSDKLAPCSSVTEASNLPLQERCIVGAQSRESGTAKETFYYGMDFNSKADHQQYSNDEEADTESLSLSNNKVSGRNTFQSSSSIQSCTRGSHYHRINSSPYRSHCPSTEAEAACKTPRTTGLTSDPNPDLQPPATSSLSSSLSLDTSSCSSSLQQPTVRERRDRQGVGLPRDSLHSSHSSSRVQAPTSSSPFSAPAPDKAITSSSSTVAPSTELRAPARVASSVSSRWRFSSGDEEEEHIRRRRGGGGGGWSVPSGPASSISYRGGERGVTERGGSYLSRSKNGWWGAKGIGRSSGSEEDSPGYLGPPSREAVRRRSLRKKKKVSGVALATGRDDYDDHDGESEDSDSDTALTMEHLDRHHQQNTGGEFVGTASRSHSAREPSSHRARVQQWERISSPVASTTLPGVSRVSKVNIPPFVSSPGGSRCSSRYSSTETLKEEDQTGCGNRSANVFFNTSGAGGSTSRNASSSMLSKTYHGNFTMYRSPSFGHGDNFSRNPVRVRPRIVPAVTSSSSVLPREGGVSAGVRGGDTMALRRTTGGQRVDDKDKNRISMSNPDITSETMTLLSFLKSDLSELRVRKTNEGDRSGAVEGSSVYRMGSRSHGGTLLPSGRRPSLKDLTATLRRAKSFTYSDKPTTAVRCYLTAGPTKRSSSEQQLDLDGERDGGRVSVSDREVESDGGDSRVRRGQRVRGYGYDDDEVMPTPLQERYVQEARQVIRDICQMSTREDDDDDVDIRRTVDDLENECFQVKKTNEEREKAGVRVKDEVKTDQEAEFKNTKDRDKHEKERENRERERSERDGQSMQLEKLNSRGTEYRENAKRQSRETERALLKGDSEESMFYDRSVDELSGHESSLTDEGIVTEPETGPSDPSERSFLGSAGVNLGSRIARDVLGQPVTVWKQSALHEVEGFKQEREEMTENSMSCTNRLNEASVPPSLPHAACMAESDSIIMDLSTTAGMNNVNTTNEEINTNNAVSQGSTGTAGGAEAPATPSAIRRRRKFSPSGNNNTGSDSSNGSNAESTMAAVGNGESTVYRSLSDPMPQRRCSVAEEGNNNFSSVDSNLLGSLSVKGGGGGAPESSAVATLSEYKGSVASDLSVYSDGGLRDDAVSDYSGVIRSIVAEPGAMDRLMTDDHGNGKAPKKKSFSDPSRRSDAPLLSQNDPQFKGQSGSAEPISELDQLGQIPPSSSEPILSEQREELWKVESQPKHALPTQPDHYHYGNSNTKVKKPRSKSECTPNSDNHDDDDVIDQGGEQKDEEVNKFNFDLKLAEVLSPRMVRRPSRKRPNRLAQFSPLEDPFEPPEPGSDKQGDHRVSTDLTPPLPPLQSPSKPKPRSKHVRHASEPATFIPISPPPQLQPLKEGDCLAIQPSADPPCKTPADEAPSLEDVTQKYILERSALERDTEGPGPLPGTRDGTEGSVLEGPSETGTSGITEAGPQKKGTEDIPSTPIPQRTKPRVDMRRHVMMTLLDTEQSYVESLRTLIQGYMRPLKQPDSGSIVDPLLVDEMFYQIPEILEHHEHFLEQVAGCVSQWHDRQTVGHLLIQSFSKETLANMYSAYIDNFLNAKDAVRIAKEAKPAFHKFLEQNMRENKEKQALGDLMIKPVQRIPRYELLVKDLLKHTQEDHPDHSFLLDAQRDIKRLAEKINKGRRSAEEAEREARVIQEIEAHIEGVEHILNPQRKFLRQEIVMEAKTVGGKKDRSLFLFSDLIICTTLKRKSGSLRRSSMSLYSAASVIDTSSKYKFLWKLPLEDVEVVKSSAQATNKESIQKMISRLDEDLSTLGQISKLSETISFPHQSLDEAIKDLMASVHRELSEKQSLAFSMTFLPTKLEFTTVSAENTFIFEFTSPDARSNFEQAFEEAKKKLAMNKDQWDPEFLKAIPIMKTRSGMQFSCASPSHSCPDSGCEVWVCNSDGYVGQVCLLNIKDEPTVEACIAVCSARIICIAAVPGLKGRERGSESAPPPAAPGHTQQQLHISISHSSLELTEQPTGPGAELVPFDSDDTDDEDSPSPSSTLQSQASHSTISSSYGNDEGPGSKDMATETTSSEEEQEFPVASSYGAPGMLGVGGGGRAHTESPMDGRAMRRSSRGSFTRASLEDLLSIDPEAYQSSVWLGTEDGCIHVYQSSDNIRNRKNSMKIQHSASILCILYLDNKVFVSLANGEVIVYQREAGSFWDPQSSQTLVLGTPSSPVTKMVPVGGKLWCGSQNRILIINTTTLVQEHWFQVGTDSSRCVTCMVAYGQGVWLALQGSAHVKLYHAQTWESLTEVDVAPAVHKMLAGADAIIRQHKAACLRITALLACKDLLWIGTSAGVVLTLAIPAVTSGTGAGTLKSPLVPMGSAHGHTGHVRFLTSIELPEGFDMNFPPPTPDSTGNQSQSSSTVDGSLQRRDSARRRASAHLPPKNNHLVISGGDGYEDFRLTNSSETVGRDDSTNHLLLWRV